One window from the genome of Hydra vulgaris chromosome 02, alternate assembly HydraT2T_AEP encodes:
- the LOC136075941 gene encoding putative nuclease HARBI1 — MGHFLDSLFCQREEVAHWPDPVDSLPSKIYHVAQIPSKCGCIGGGHIRIILPSKDEDAFFNRHQFNYLELVLINVLCDPDLFIYYVYANGPGRWYDSRVGFNFTEFVTNEFEVLCESTLWDAFKVRSLQIFPGAVLLGDQGYTCNNWLIAPYSDNQTAFKRRFNNAHRKTRNAAKLILCACMIHNMCIKVGDEGENLPEIPSTALFFQVRDDTKDEVQTSARRDQILQLFS, encoded by the exons ATGGGTCATT TCCTGGACAGTTTGTTTTGTCAACGAGAGGAAGTTGCTCATTGGCCTGATCCTGTTGACAGCCTACCCAGTAAGATCTACCATGTAGCACAGATTCCAAGTAAGTGTGGTTGCATTGGCGGTGGTCACATACGAATCATCCTTCCATCAAAAGATGAAGATGCATTCTTTAATCGCCACCAGTTCAATTATTTAGAACTGGTGTTGATTAATGTTCTTTGTGACccagatttgtttatttattacgTTTACGCTAATGGTCCTGGACGATGGTATGATTCTAGGGTAGGTTTTAATTTTACTGAATTTGTAACAAATGAATTTGAG gTGTTATGTGAATCAACACTTTGGGACGCTTTTAAAGTTCGAAGTTTGCAAATTTTTCCAGGAGCAGTTCTCTTAGGTGACCAAGGCTATACCTGTAATAATTGGCTCATTGCACCTTACAGTGACAATCAAACAGCTTTCAAGCGTCGGTTCAACAATGCACATCGAAAAACTAGAAAT GCGGCAAAACTAATCCTATGTGCTTGTATGATTCACAACATGTGCATTAAAGTAGGAGATGAGGGAGAAAATCTTCCAGAAATACCTTCCACAGCCTTGTTCTTTCAAGTCAGAGATGACACTAAAGATGAAGTTCAAACAAGTGCACGCCGCGATCAAATTTTGCAGTTGTTCAgctaa